The proteins below are encoded in one region of Ktedonobacterales bacterium:
- a CDS encoding cytidine deaminase, producing the protein MSERETLLQQAREVARHAHSVYSHFRVGAALKAGDRIFTGVNIEISSYGLTLCAERAALAAAISAGAGPITHIAVACIDARPEAGAQERVPCGACRQWIADLAPRATISIDGIDRDFRIEDLLPFAFSLERRDN; encoded by the coding sequence ATGAGCGAGCGTGAGACGCTTTTACAGCAGGCGCGCGAAGTTGCCAGGCATGCCCACAGCGTCTATTCACACTTTCGTGTTGGCGCGGCGCTAAAAGCTGGTGATCGCATCTTCACAGGCGTCAATATCGAGATTTCCAGCTATGGACTGACGCTCTGCGCCGAGCGCGCGGCGCTGGCGGCTGCTATCTCCGCTGGCGCTGGCCCCATCACCCATATTGCTGTTGCCTGCATAGACGCTCGCCCGGAGGCTGGCGCGCAGGAGCGCGTACCCTGCGGCGCTTGCCGCCAGTGGATCGCTGATTTAGCGCCGCGCGCCACGATCTCCATAGATGGCATAGACCGCGACTTCCGTATCGAAGATCTGCTTCCCTTCGCCTTCAGCCTGGAGCGCCGTGATAATTAG
- a CDS encoding C40 family peptidase yields the protein MQAAICVGVADVRRDPDAASELVTQALLGAKAEPGPIHDDWQQVQLVDYAGWVHAEHLASPPSAGTVDEVIVVTALTTPLYRAEEGDIQRDSLFCSTVLPLAHAPTGTERLAVSLPGGVVGWVSVSDVAVRSGMQAFPQREMAFVVETARRFLGTPYLWGGTTCQGLDCSGFVQLCFRMAGYRLPRDSAQQFAALSTVPEGEPDFGDLLFFAKEGRIVHVAISLGQGKLLHAEGVTWNKVLYQSMNPRHADRYNHRLVELYCGVRRVIGAGVSAEV from the coding sequence ATGCAAGCAGCAATTTGTGTGGGGGTGGCTGATGTCCGGCGTGATCCAGATGCCGCCTCGGAGTTGGTGACTCAGGCGCTGCTGGGCGCAAAAGCCGAGCCTGGCCCTATCCATGACGATTGGCAGCAGGTGCAACTGGTGGATTATGCGGGCTGGGTGCATGCTGAGCATCTGGCCTCCCCTCCATCTGCTGGAACGGTTGATGAGGTAATCGTCGTGACGGCCCTGACAACGCCGCTTTATCGGGCTGAAGAGGGTGATATACAGCGCGATTCGCTCTTCTGCTCGACGGTTTTGCCACTGGCGCACGCGCCCACTGGCACTGAGCGGCTGGCGGTATCTTTGCCTGGCGGCGTGGTTGGCTGGGTAAGCGTTTCAGATGTCGCGGTGCGCTCAGGTATGCAGGCATTTCCCCAGCGAGAGATGGCCTTTGTGGTCGAGACGGCGCGGCGCTTCCTGGGAACGCCCTATCTCTGGGGTGGCACGACCTGCCAGGGCCTCGATTGCAGCGGCTTTGTCCAGCTTTGCTTTCGCATGGCAGGTTATAGGCTGCCACGCGATTCCGCGCAGCAGTTTGCTGCGCTTTCCACTGTGCCTGAAGGCGAGCCAGATTTCGGCGATCTGCTGTTCTTTGCGAAAGAGGGTCGGATTGTTCATGTAGCCATCTCGCTGGGCCAGGGCAAACTGCTCCATGCCGAAGGTGTCACCTGGAATAAGGTGCTTTACCAGAGTATGAACCCGCGCCACGCGGACCGCTACAATCACCGGCTGGTGGAATTGTATTGTGGCGTGCGCCGGGTGATTGGCGCGGGCGTCAGCGCAGAAGTATAG
- a CDS encoding gamma carbonic anhydrase family protein, translating to MPILPYQGKWPSIAPDVFIAEGAMIIGDVTIGEGSSVWYNAVVRGDTAPIRIGRRTNIQDNCTLHVDEDAPCVIGDECSIGHGAVVHGAVLGDQVLVAMNAVILSHAEIGSETIIGACALVGEHKQLPSGSLYVGIPARMTRALSDAERADLPARAARYWRYAASHQASREQKG from the coding sequence ATGCCCATTTTGCCTTATCAAGGAAAATGGCCGAGTATCGCGCCCGATGTCTTTATTGCTGAGGGCGCCATGATTATTGGGGATGTGACCATTGGCGAGGGGTCCAGCGTGTGGTATAACGCGGTGGTGCGCGGAGATACCGCGCCCATCAGGATTGGCCGCCGCACCAATATTCAGGATAACTGCACGCTGCATGTAGATGAAGATGCTCCCTGTGTTATCGGCGATGAATGCAGCATCGGGCATGGCGCGGTGGTGCATGGAGCGGTACTGGGGGATCAGGTGCTGGTGGCGATGAACGCCGTTATCCTGTCGCATGCTGAGATCGGCTCAGAAACGATTATCGGCGCGTGCGCGCTGGTTGGGGAGCATAAGCAGTTGCCTAGCGGATCGCTGTATGTCGGTATTCCCGCAAGGATGACGCGGGCGCTCAGCGATGCCGAGCGGGCCGACCTGCCCGCCCGCGCCGCGCGTTATTGGCGCTATGCAGCCAGTCACCAGGCATCGCGGGAGCAAAAAGGCTAA
- the fmt gene encoding methionyl-tRNA formyltransferase, which yields MRLIFMGTPQFAVPALEALAGARTPGYLAPKGGEIVAVVTRPDKPAGRGQGVVLSRVKEKALELGLPVWQPGPLRRPENLEELRRLSPDVIVVAAFGQILRREVLDLPRFGCINVHASLLPRQRGAAPIAGAILAGDQVTGVTIMLMDEGLDTGQMLARRSIPIAPDDTTGTLSEKLSHLGADLLLETLPAWFAGKLKPQPQDETRASHTHLLKKEDGVINWQLPAEVLARQVRAFTPWPGTSTTWRGRTLKILRAAALEAGMLTEQHEPAGKVSLLTGDGAKALAARCGEGFLRLDVLQLEGKRALSAEEFLRGQPAIVGETLGTHA from the coding sequence ATGCGATTGATCTTTATGGGAACGCCGCAGTTTGCTGTCCCGGCCCTGGAAGCTCTGGCCGGAGCGCGTACCCCTGGCTATCTGGCTCCAAAGGGGGGGGAGATTGTTGCCGTTGTGACGCGCCCGGATAAGCCTGCGGGGCGCGGGCAAGGCGTTGTGCTGTCGCGGGTGAAGGAGAAGGCGCTGGAGCTGGGCCTGCCGGTCTGGCAGCCGGGGCCACTGCGCCGCCCGGAGAATCTTGAGGAGCTGCGGCGGCTGTCGCCTGATGTGATTGTTGTTGCTGCCTTCGGGCAGATTCTGCGGCGCGAGGTGTTGGACCTGCCGCGCTTTGGCTGCATCAATGTACATGCCTCGCTGCTGCCGCGCCAGCGCGGGGCTGCTCCGATAGCTGGGGCGATTCTGGCGGGCGATCAGGTAACAGGCGTGACGATTATGCTGATGGATGAAGGGCTGGATACCGGGCAGATGCTCGCGCGTCGCTCAATTCCTATCGCGCCCGATGACACCACCGGGACACTGAGCGAGAAGCTGAGCCATCTGGGCGCAGACCTGCTGCTGGAAACACTGCCAGCATGGTTTGCTGGCAAGCTGAAGCCGCAGCCCCAGGATGAAACCCGGGCCAGCCATACACACCTGCTGAAAAAAGAGGATGGCGTCATCAACTGGCAGCTTCCCGCTGAGGTGTTGGCGCGTCAGGTGCGGGCTTTTACGCCCTGGCCGGGAACGTCTACCACCTGGCGCGGCAGAACCCTCAAGATTCTGCGCGCTGCGGCCCTTGAAGCGGGGATGCTCACAGAGCAACATGAGCCAGCAGGCAAGGTTAGCCTGCTGACTGGAGATGGCGCAAAGGCGCTGGCGGCGCGCTGTGGCGAGGGGTTCTTACGGCTAGACGTGCTACAATTAGAGGGGAAGCGCGCCTTGAGCGCCGAAGAATTTTTACGCGGCCAGCCGGCCATCGTTGGTGAAACGTTAGGAACCCATGCTTGA